CGGCCGCGCCATAAATCGTATCCAGCGACTTGGGGAAGCTGGACGTCAGCCGCCATTTGACCTCAGGCGACGATTGAGCAATCGCCGGCGAGGCGACGGCCGCCGTTGCTGCGCCCGCAGCCGTGACTTTGAGAAAATCGCGACGCTTCATATACTCCTACCTCCCTATGGCAGACCTTCGAGTCCGCTAAACTTGCCGTCTAGCACGGAACTTTCAAGTTCAAAACGCGACAAGTCGTGCAGCGATGCTAAACACAAGGTCGCATAAGAGCGGGCCTCGAAATTCTGCCGCTCAGGCAGCGGCCGTTTGCAACCGCAATCCGTTTTTGATCTTTTCGGCGATGGCACGATAGATTTCCGCATACTTGCCGGACGGATCGCTCTCCAGTACCGGGCGGCCCTCATCCGAGCCCTCGCGAATGGCGATATCGAGGGGTATTTCGCCCAGGAACGGAACGCCGAGCCGCTCCGCTTCATGCCGCGCCCCGCCATGCCCGAAGATATCGGACCTCGTATTGCAGTGCGGGCACAGGAAATAGCTCATGTTCTCGATAATGCCGAGGGTCGGAACGTCGACCTTCTTGAACATCGTGATTCCGCGCCGCGCGTCGATCAGGGCAAGATCCTGCGGCGTCGAGACGATGACCGCGCCCGCCAGCGGCACATGCTGGGCGAGCGAAAGCTGGACGTCGCCAGTCCCCGGCGGCATATCGACCACCAGCACGTCGAGTTCTCCCCAGGCGACATCCTGCAACATCTGCTTGACCGCCGACTGGATCATCGGCCCGCGCCAAATCATCGCGGTTTCTTCCGCCACCAGGAATCCGATCGACATCAGCGTCAGGCCGAAGCGCTGCAACGGGATCATCTTCTTGTCGTCGGTGAGCTTCGGCATCTCCTTGAGGCCCGTCAGCCTCGGCACCGACGGTCCGTAGATATCGGCGTCGAGCAGCCCGGTTTTCAGCCCGAGGTCACGCAGGCCGAGCGCGAGATTGAGGGCCGTTGTCGATTTGCCGACCCCGCCCTTGCCTGAAGCCACCGCGATGATGGTCTTGATGCCGGGAATGGCCTTCTGCCTGCCCATCGGCGAATCCCCGCCCGCGCCGTGATGATGCGAGGCCGCCGGCTTTACGCCACCTGCCGGCCCGGAGCCCGGGCGCCGCTCGGCCGTCAGCGCGACCATCACCGTCTTGATCCCCGGAAGGGCGCGTACCGCCGCCTCCGCCTGGGCCCTGATCGCTTCCCAGGCGCGGGCTTCCGCCGCATCCACCGTCAGGGAGAAAAACACCTTGCCGTCGATTGCCGTGATCTCGGACAAGACCTTCGCGGCCGGGAGCGGCACCCCCTGGGGGGTCTGAATCCTGGCTAAACTGCTCAAAACGTCGTCTTTGGTCACGCTCACGTCGGGGTCTCCTGCCAGCCGGATCGCGGGGTCTTTTCCCCCATGGCGGGCCTCCCCGTCTTCGCGATCGGAATCGTCATACCACCACGACACCGGCGGTACCACCGCTGCCCCGGCGGCATTTTTTCAGTCCAACCGGCCCAGAATTGATCCTCCTTAAAGCGGTGGATGAAGATTTTTGACGCGGAAAATTCTGCGACACGCAACAAAAATGACATAAAAGGTTCACACGAAGCGGTAGCGGGGATACATTCATGCGGTGGTTCAAGGCATTGATGCCAAAGGAACATTCGTTCTTTGAGCTATTTGCCAGACACTCCCGGACGCTCGTCGAGGGAGCGGAATCCCTCCAGGGCATGCTCCGGGGCGGGGCCGAAATCGAATTCTACTGCGACAAGATCAGCCAGTATGAGAACGAAGCCGACAACATCACCCGCGAGGTGATGATGGCGATCCGGCGCTCCTTCATCACGCCCTTCGACCGCGGCGACATCAAGAACCTCATCGCCGCGATGGACGACGCCATCGACCAGATGCAGCAGACCGCGAAAACGGTGCGGCTGTTCGAGGTCAAGGAATTCGACCAGCCGATGCAGGAGATGGGCGCCATTATCCAGCATTGCGCCGAACTCGTGGTGCGCGCCATCCCGCTCCTGCAATCGATCGGCGCCAACGTCGGCACGCTCTCCTCCATCACCGAGGAGTTGACACGGCTCGAAGGCAAGGTGGACGACCTGCACGATCTTGGCCTGAAGAAACTTTTCCTCAAGCACCGCAGCGGCAACGCCATGGACTACATCGTCGGCTCCGAAATCTACGATCATCTCGAGAAAGTCGCGGACCGTTTCGACGACGTCGCCAACGAGATCAACAGCATCGTGATTGAACAGGTCTGACCGGACAATCTCGTGACCGCTTCACTCACGCCCCAGTTCCTGATCGGCCTGATCGCGGTCGCGCTGCTGTTCGACTTTCTCAACGGCCTGCACGATGCAGCGAATTCGATCGCAACCATCGTTTCCACGCGCGTTCTCAAGCCGCAATATGCGGTGCTGTGGGCGGCCTTCTTCAATTTCATCGCGTTCCTGTTTTTCGGCCTCCACGTCGCCGAGACGCTGGGGACCGGCATCATCGATCCCGGCATCGTCGATCCGCATGTGATCTTCGCAGCCCTGATGGGCGCGATCAGCTGGAATCTCATCACCTGGTGGGCGGGTATTCCCTCCTCCAGCTCCCATGCGTTGATCGGCGGGCTGGTCGGCGCGGGATTCGCCAAGGCCGGCATCGCCGCCATGGAATGGTCGGGACTCACCAAAGCCATTGTTGCGATCTTCCTGTCTCCGATGGTTGGATTCGTGCTCGCGCTCATCCTGATGGTGGTCGTGGCGTGGTGCTCCGCGCGCTCCACGCCTTTCATGGTGGACAGCGCCTTCCGCATCCTGCAATTCGGCTCCGCATCGCTCTATTCGCTCGGCCATGGCGGCAACGATGCGCAAAAGACCATGGGCATCATCGCGATCCTGCTGTTCTCGCAGGGCTATGGCGGCGACCATTTTCATGTCCCGCTCTGGGTCGTTCTGGCCTGCCAGACGGCGATGGCGCTCGGCACCCTGATGGGCGGCTGGCGGATCGTGCGCACCATGGGCAGCCGCATCACCCACCTCAATCCGATGCAGGGCTTCTGCGCCGAAACAGGCGGCGCGCTGACGCTGTTTGCGGCGACCGCGCTCGGCGTTCCGGTTTCGACCACCCACACCATCACCGGCGCCATTGTCGGCGTCGGCTCGGCGCGACGGCTCTCCGCCGTCCGCTGGAACATCGCAAGCTCCATCGTGGTGGCGTGGATCATCACCATTCCCGCCGCCGCCACCGTCGCGGCTCTTGTGTATTGGCTCGTTCCGATCTTTCATTAGCTCCCCCGCGAGATGGAGCGCCGATGATCAGCAACATCAGCAACGTCGAAATCCTTCTTCGGCTGGCCGCCGCCGCCGCTCTGGGCAGCATGGTCGGCTTCGAACGCGAACGCCTGCTCTGGGCCGCCGGCATCCGCACCCACATGCTGGTGTGCGTCGGCTCCTGTCTGATCATGATCGTGTCGGCCTATGGATTCGCGGGCGTACTCGACCAGCAGCACACCGTGCTGGACCCTTCCCGCATCGCAGCCCAGGTGGTCTCCGGCATCGGCTTTCTCGGCGCGGGTTCGATCCTCGCGCGCGGCGAGATCATCAAGGGGCTGACCACGGCGGCCAGCATCTGGACCGTCGCGGCGATCGGACTCGCCATCGGCGGCGGCCTTTACTTCGCCGGCACCGCCTCCACCATCCTGATCCTGATCATTCTGGCCGGTGTGAAGCCGCTGGAGGAGGCCTATCGGGCCCGCAACCAGACCGTCCATTTCAAGATCTCGGCGGAGCGCGGCGCGCTGACCCCGGAGGAATTGCGTCAGACACTGTCGCTGCGGGTCAGCCAGATCAAACGCTTCGTGGTGGAAAATCGCAGCGGAGACGAGGGTAACGACGAAATCCTCGTCCTTTTGAACAAGGTCTCCTCGCAGGATATCGCGGATTTCAAAAACAGGTTGAACGAGGTTCCGGCGATCCGCCGGGTCGACCTCATCAGCCGCTCGGCTGCCGACAACTCGTCCGCCACCTGATCCCGTTCGGCTCATACCGAAAAGGCACGGCCGCATGGCGGCGGCACGCCGCAAATTTACTTTTCATTAACCTGATTAAATCTGTCTTTAAGGCCCCTCTTAAGAATTTCCCGCCAGAAATGGAGGCGGGAAAATCCGTGCCCTGCGCGTACCGGGAATTTGTTTGTAAATGAGTGATCTCGTGCCCTCTCCGGCCGATAGCGTGGCCGCTGCGCCTGCCAGGACGCGGCGCGTGGCCGCCCAGCGTGTGAGGGAAGCGCGCGACCGCCTGACCTCGTCGAGCGGCACCCGGCCCGCATTCGATCACGAACTGCTGCGTCAATATGCCCAGACGCGCATGTCCGCCTCGCTCGTGGTGATCCTGCTCGTCGTCGCGACGGGAGCGCTCACCAGCCTCTGGTTGCCGGCGCTGTATGCGGGCATCTGGACCTGCGGGATTCTGGCGATTCATGCCGTCGTCATCCGCCTCTGCTCGATATTCCTGAACCTGCCGCCGTCGCCCGCGACCACGCGCAAATGGCGGCTCCGTTTCGTGGCGCTCGACCTGCTCTACGGTCTCGGCTGGACGCTGATCCTGGTTCATCCCTCCGGCATCGACGCGGTGTCGAACACGTTGATGCTGTTCCTGATGCTGCTCGTCGTCGCGGTGTCGAGCATGCTCGCGGCAAGCCTGCCGATCGCGGCCTTCGCCTCGACCATTCCGGTGACGGCGGCGATCGCGCTGAATTTCGTGCTTCGCGGAACGCTCGACGCCTACATTCTCGCGGCGCTTGCGGTCGCGGCAGAATGCTATTTCGCCCTGCTCGCCCACCGCCTGCACTCGACCACGCTGGCCACGCTGGAAGCGCGCGCCGAAAAGGACGCGCTGATCGGCGAGCTTGAACAGGCCAAGGCCATCTCGGATGAAGCGCGGCACCGTGCCGAGGCCGCCAACGTCTCGAAGTCGCGTTTTCTCGCGCAGATGAGTCACGAACTGCGCACGCCGCTCAACGCCATTCTCGGCTTTTCCGAGGTAATGAAGAGCGAGATTTTCGGCCCGCATGAAGTCGCCGTCTACAAGGACTATTCCGCCGACATCCATAATTCAGGCGTGCACCTTCTCAATCTCATCAACGAGATCCTCGATCTGTCGCGCATCGAGGCCGGCCGCTACGAGCTGAACGAGGAGCCGTTCTCGCTCGTCCATGTCGTCGCCGATTGTCACCACCTTCTGAAGCTGCGCGCATCGAGCCGGGGCATCACCATCCACGAAGTCTTCGAGGATGAAATGCCCAAGCTGTGGGGCGACGAGCGCGCCACGCGCCAGATCGTGCTGAATCTTTTGTCCAACGCCATCAAGTTCACCCCGCAGGGCGGCGAGATCTGGCTGAAATCAGGCTGGACCGCATCCGGCGGGCAGTACCTCAGCGTCAAGGACACCGGCTCCGGCATTCCCGAGGATGAAATCCCGATCGTGCTGGCATCCTTCGGGCAAGGCTCGAACTCGATCAAGTCGGCCGAGCAAGGCGCGGGCCTCGGCCTGCCGATCGCCAAGAACCTGATCGACATGCACGGCGGCACCTTCACGCTGAAATCGAAGCTGCGCATCGGCACCGAGGTCATTATCACCTTCCCGCCCGAGCGGGTGATGGCGGCGCTGGCCCCGATGCCGGAGGGCCCGCCGCTGCAACCGGACCAGTCCGACATGACCGACGAACGGCACCGGCCGCGCGGACGCCCCATCATGAATGCGGGAACGGGACTCTGAGCCATGGCGGCGACACGCACGGCTTGCGCCGAGACATTGGGGGGCCTTTATAGGAGGCATGAGCTACGAGTCGCCGTGCATCTCCGTCTGCGTGATGAGCCCCGAGACCGGGCTATGTCTGGGCTGCGGCCGGACGATATCGGAGATTTCAGACTGGGCCGCTCTCACGCCCGAGGAGCGAGCCGCGATCATGGTCACATTGGTACGGCGCATGGCCGATGCCGGCATGAACGTGCCGCCCGCGCTGGTGCGCTGGCTCGAGGTCAGTTGCTGATCTCCAACAGCGCCAAGGCAGACGGCATCATGGCGGGCGCATCATGATCCGGCTTCTAACGGTCATCATCGTCCTGCTCGGCACCGCCGGCTCGATCTACGCCGTGCAGAATCCGAGCGGCTTCGAGAGCGCCAAGCGCACCGCGCTGAACGCAGTCAGCCATTACACCCGCGGCAATACCCGCGCGGTGGAAATTTCCCGCACCCATAGCGGTGAATTCGCGCTCCGCGCCAGGATCAATGGTGTCAAGACGCCGATGGTGATCGACACCGGTGCGACATCGGTCGTGCTCACTTACGAGACCGCGAAAGCCGCGGGCCTGCCGCTCGATCTCGCGACCTATGATGTCGAGGTCGAGACCGCGGGTGGTCACGTCCGCGCGGCGCGCGTCACGCTCGACCGGCTGGCGGTCGGAAAACTTGTCGAACTGTCGGTGCCTGCGCTCGTGGTGCCGCGCGGCCGGCTGAAAACCAACCTGCTCGGCATGAGCTTCCTCAACAGGCTTGAAAGCTGGGAAGTCCGCCCCGACAGGCTGCTGCTGCGCGGCTATCCCTAATCAGGCAGCGGCGCCTTCAGTCTCGGCGGGTGCAATCAGTTTCAAAGCGTTGCGCAACTGCTCAACGCCTGCATCGGCCTTCACGCAATTTTCCGCCAGCGCGCGGCGGAATGCCCGCGCACCGGCCACGCCATGAAACGCGCCGACCATGTGGCGGGTAATCGCGTGCAACCGCGTGCCGCGCGTGCGCTCCCGCTCGATATAGGGATACATCGACTCGATGGCTTCATGCATCGAGGCGTGGGGCGCTGACGCACCAAACAGGTCGGGAT
The nucleotide sequence above comes from [Pseudomonas] carboxydohydrogena. Encoded proteins:
- a CDS encoding Mrp/NBP35 family ATP-binding protein, whose amino-acid sequence is MSVTKDDVLSSLARIQTPQGVPLPAAKVLSEITAIDGKVFFSLTVDAAEARAWEAIRAQAEAAVRALPGIKTVMVALTAERRPGSGPAGGVKPAASHHHGAGGDSPMGRQKAIPGIKTIIAVASGKGGVGKSTTALNLALGLRDLGLKTGLLDADIYGPSVPRLTGLKEMPKLTDDKKMIPLQRFGLTLMSIGFLVAEETAMIWRGPMIQSAVKQMLQDVAWGELDVLVVDMPPGTGDVQLSLAQHVPLAGAVIVSTPQDLALIDARRGITMFKKVDVPTLGIIENMSYFLCPHCNTRSDIFGHGGARHEAERLGVPFLGEIPLDIAIREGSDEGRPVLESDPSGKYAEIYRAIAEKIKNGLRLQTAAA
- a CDS encoding DUF47 domain-containing protein, with product MRWFKALMPKEHSFFELFARHSRTLVEGAESLQGMLRGGAEIEFYCDKISQYENEADNITREVMMAIRRSFITPFDRGDIKNLIAAMDDAIDQMQQTAKTVRLFEVKEFDQPMQEMGAIIQHCAELVVRAIPLLQSIGANVGTLSSITEELTRLEGKVDDLHDLGLKKLFLKHRSGNAMDYIVGSEIYDHLEKVADRFDDVANEINSIVIEQV
- a CDS encoding inorganic phosphate transporter, with the translated sequence MTASLTPQFLIGLIAVALLFDFLNGLHDAANSIATIVSTRVLKPQYAVLWAAFFNFIAFLFFGLHVAETLGTGIIDPGIVDPHVIFAALMGAISWNLITWWAGIPSSSSHALIGGLVGAGFAKAGIAAMEWSGLTKAIVAIFLSPMVGFVLALILMVVVAWCSARSTPFMVDSAFRILQFGSASLYSLGHGGNDAQKTMGIIAILLFSQGYGGDHFHVPLWVVLACQTAMALGTLMGGWRIVRTMGSRITHLNPMQGFCAETGGALTLFAATALGVPVSTTHTITGAIVGVGSARRLSAVRWNIASSIVVAWIITIPAAATVAALVYWLVPIFH
- a CDS encoding MgtC/SapB family protein, which gives rise to MISNISNVEILLRLAAAAALGSMVGFERERLLWAAGIRTHMLVCVGSCLIMIVSAYGFAGVLDQQHTVLDPSRIAAQVVSGIGFLGAGSILARGEIIKGLTTAASIWTVAAIGLAIGGGLYFAGTASTILILIILAGVKPLEEAYRARNQTVHFKISAERGALTPEELRQTLSLRVSQIKRFVVENRSGDEGNDEILVLLNKVSSQDIADFKNRLNEVPAIRRVDLISRSAADNSSAT
- a CDS encoding sensor histidine kinase translates to MSDLVPSPADSVAAAPARTRRVAAQRVREARDRLTSSSGTRPAFDHELLRQYAQTRMSASLVVILLVVATGALTSLWLPALYAGIWTCGILAIHAVVIRLCSIFLNLPPSPATTRKWRLRFVALDLLYGLGWTLILVHPSGIDAVSNTLMLFLMLLVVAVSSMLAASLPIAAFASTIPVTAAIALNFVLRGTLDAYILAALAVAAECYFALLAHRLHSTTLATLEARAEKDALIGELEQAKAISDEARHRAEAANVSKSRFLAQMSHELRTPLNAILGFSEVMKSEIFGPHEVAVYKDYSADIHNSGVHLLNLINEILDLSRIEAGRYELNEEPFSLVHVVADCHHLLKLRASSRGITIHEVFEDEMPKLWGDERATRQIVLNLLSNAIKFTPQGGEIWLKSGWTASGGQYLSVKDTGSGIPEDEIPIVLASFGQGSNSIKSAEQGAGLGLPIAKNLIDMHGGTFTLKSKLRIGTEVIITFPPERVMAALAPMPEGPPLQPDQSDMTDERHRPRGRPIMNAGTGL
- a CDS encoding DUF1289 domain-containing protein, which codes for MSYESPCISVCVMSPETGLCLGCGRTISEISDWAALTPEERAAIMVTLVRRMADAGMNVPPALVRWLEVSC
- a CDS encoding TIGR02281 family clan AA aspartic protease, translating into MIRLLTVIIVLLGTAGSIYAVQNPSGFESAKRTALNAVSHYTRGNTRAVEISRTHSGEFALRARINGVKTPMVIDTGATSVVLTYETAKAAGLPLDLATYDVEVETAGGHVRAARVTLDRLAVGKLVELSVPALVVPRGRLKTNLLGMSFLNRLESWEVRPDRLLLRGYP